The following are encoded together in the Candida orthopsilosis Co 90-125, chromosome 5 draft sequence genome:
- a CDS encoding Sec15 predicted exocyst subunit — MAPSRSNKPIANGHSAAKTSEEAKDRKQAIDSIQLENLLLRDEEIFQTSLNSDDYLDSLAPIIKNAVKSNGLNDLITKLNDIVHQKDEELNQVSIESMDEINQCMETISSIHRSADELNNQFLTVNQGLNKSAFELMTRKKNYIKYKEVCNRINETHVVLTECIQVLELMNRILDLIKQTKYFSALKLIDEMTNIHIQKVEEFSFAKKIVASTPHLTKMIEDDSFENLTKWLSIHLERKLRPVGETLYENLAELQDIWKEQQAKHDMYRPYKLNSPVELSLRDPTLNYDVFEDESLQIPLNNVYDAILVYSTLHELDTLRDIYYKEWMKKYSRIIYPLTSASANKKEIIFSNNELDEYLKKIAAFFVTDKQLNLITKFQLRTSNQADDLWISYVSKLKPVLLFNLKRNDFYDLRELHGFKQIVGDFMQIMDSNEYYIGDLYEVLMIIFKDYFAPLIVQDFRKQYIGAMQKELYTSLQVDERRYNDTMKTLFYHRDAPFAPERVRNRFPVKFPFSEDYATFCKILHRLTVRTLRFIEVYYNYEINEIINIIVNNIFEEFLGEKKGFGIAWEIEDFIRKNSTNKEVTAQSFVNLEHYIIGLMEIGKLLNDTLRQETGMGIHNIDNNGTFTLKAVETFTKLKKFSEETLYQMVDTKLQELLDLVEYEDYTPAESERNSEANFSVKDFAMFLENLFTSIFENLSPQLRTLGLFRAYDFVSQYFLGILHDAPEYNEVFIDNFDLDIKYLEKSMQRLGNAEEETDASQGNVSIDSTFSELRQSVDLLKSNNYEEYMNNNTYRTRNFSSIKFEKGKQLIGKMQGREDAQLARNSSLHRSPQRSNTINSVSHSISGRNFSNLMGNRFNDEESTPGLNLTSNPSSRPVSPSPSPRVESGSRQSPGLVSGTGSISSSRLAQFAGRFKQNGHNGQSGE; from the coding sequence ATGGCCCCATCGAGAAGTAACAAGCCAATAGCTAATGGCCACAGTGCAGCGAAAACATCCGAAGAGGCCAAGGATAGAAAGCAGGCGATTGACAGCATTCAGTTGGAGAACTTGCTACTTCgagatgaagaaatattTCAAACGTCACTAAATTCAGATGATTATCTAGATAGTCTTGCGCCAATCATTAAGAACGCAGTCAAGCTGAACGGgttgaatgatttgataactaaattgaatgatatAGTACATCAAAAGgatgaagagttgaacCAAGTCTCCATTGAGTCAATGGATGAAATTAATCAATGCATGGAAACAATTTCTAGTATACATAGAAGTGCagatgaattgaacaacCAGTTTCTCACTGTGAATCAGGGATTGAATAAATCTGCTTTTGAATTAATGACGAGAAAGAAGAACTATATCAAGTACAAAGAAGTGTGCAATAGGATAAATGAGACTCATGTAGTGTTGACGGAATGTATACAAGTGTTAGAATTGATGAATAGGATattggatttgatcaaacagacaaaatattttctggcattgaagttgattgatgaaatgacCAATATTCACATACAAAAAGTCGAGGAATTCAGCTTTGCAAAAAAGATTGTTGCATCGACGCCACACTTAACTAAGATGATTGAGGACGACTCATTCGAGAATTTAACGAAATGGTTGTCTATCCACTTAGAGAGAAAATTACGTCCTGTGGGGGAAACGTTATACGAGAATCTTGCCGAATTGCAAGATATCTGGAAGGAACAACAGGCTAAGCATGACATGTATAGACCatataaattgaattcacCAGTTGAGTTGAGTTTGAGAGATCCGACTTTAAACTATGATGTTTTTGAGGATGAGTCGTTGCAGATTCCATTGAATAATGTTTATGATGCCATTTTAGTGTATCTGACATTACATGAATTGGACACTCTCAGAGACATATACTACAAGGAATGGATGAAGAAATATAGTCGAATCATTTATCCACTTACATCGGCTTCTGCCAACAAGAAAGAGATTATTTTTAGCAACAACGAGCTAGATGAgtatttgaagaaaattgCAGCATTCTTCGTCACGgacaaacaattgaacttAATTacaaagtttcaattgcGAACAAGCAACCAAGCGGATGATTTGTGGATATCGTATGTTTCTAAATTGAAGCCAGttttattgtttaatttAAAGAGGAACGATTTTTATGATCTTCGAGAATTGCATGgattcaaacaaattgttgGCGATTTCATGCAGATCATGGACTCCAATGAATACTACATTGGTGACCTTTATGaagtgttgatgataatcTTCAAAGACTACTTTGCTCCATTGATTGTGCAGGATTTCAGAAAGCAATATATTGGAGCCATGCAGAAGGAGTTGTACACTTCATTACAAGTCGACGAAAGGAGATACAACGATACTATGAAGACTTTGTTTTATCACAGGGACGCACCCTTTGCTCCTGAAAGAGTTAGGAATAGATTCCCTGTCAAATTTCCCTTTAGTGAAGATTATGCTACATTTTGCAAGATTTTGCACAGACTAACAGTCAGAACTTTAAGGTTCATTGAAGTATATTACAACTATGAAATCAACGAAATTATAAACATTATCGTCAATAATatctttgaagaatttttgggagaaaagaaaggaTTTGGAATTGCATGGGAGATTGAAGATTTTATACGCAAGAATTCCACAAATAAAGAAGTCACTGCCCAAAGTTTTGTTAATTTGGAACACTACATTATTGGTTTGATGGAGATTGGAAAACTTCTTAATGACACATTAAGACAAGAAACAGGTATGGGTATCCATAACATCGACAACAATGGTACATTCACATTGAAGGCAGTAGAAACATTCaccaagttgaaaaagttttctGAGGAAacactttatcaaatggtTGACACAAAGTTACAAGAACTATTGGATTTAGTTGAATATGAGGATTACACACCAGCGGAACTGGAGCGCAATTCGGAGGCCAACTTCTCTGTCAAAGACTTTGCTATGTTTTTGGAGAATTTATTTACATctatttttgaaaatttgtcaCCGCAATTGAGGACTTTGGGTTTATTTAGAGCATATGACTTTGTTTCGCAATACTTTTTAGGAATACTTCATGATGCACCTGAATACAATGAAGTTtttattgacaattttgatttggatatCAAGTATCTTGAGAAATCAATGCAAAGATTGGGTAACGCGGAAGAAGAAACGGATGCTTCCCAAGGTAATGTGTCCATTGACTCTACATTTTCCGAATTGAGACAAAGTGTCGATTTATTGAAACTGAACAATTATGAAGAATATATGAACAATAATACATACAGGACAAGAAACTTTAGTTCTataaagtttgaaaaggGTAAGCAATTGATTGGCAAGATGCAAGGACGAGAAGATGCCCAATTGGCCCGCAATTCGAGTCTTCACAGATCACCACAACGTTCCAACACCATCAATTCCGTCTCACATTCAATATCTGGTCGAAACTTTTCCAATCTCATGGGAAATAGATTCAATGACGAGGAAAGCACACCTGGATTGAACCTTACCTCCAACCCTAGTTCGCGGCCAGTATCGCCGTCACCATCTCCGAGAGTAGAATCTGGGTCTCGACAATCACCAGGGTTGGTTTCCGGAACAGGATCAATCTCAAGCTCAAGACTTGCACAATTTGCAGGAAGGTTTAAACAGAATGGACATAATGGGCAAAGCGGAGAATGA
- a CDS encoding Cox11 cytochrome oxidase assembly protein produces MIGVIRLHTASLRTMQMAKIRPCQSLPKLSLARSFHQSVIYKQLSQRQNQPQNEAKLEAERARLDKLTQEREERQRYKNRTATYYTASLGIVFLALAFCAVPVYRAICQRTGWGGIPITDSSRFTPDKLIPVDTNKRIRVQFTCQSSGVLPWKFTPLQREVYVVPGETALAFYRAKNMSKEDIIGMATYSIIPENAAAYFNKIQCFCFEEQRLSAGEEVDMPVFFFIDPDFAKDPNMRSIDDVVLHYSFFKAAYSDGELSAVPTGKLELKAEMVQ; encoded by the coding sequence ATGATTGGAGTTATAAGACTACATACTGCTAGTTTAAGGACTATGCAGATGGCGAAGATAAGACCTTGCCAGTCGCTCCCCAAGCTTAGTTTGGCTCGCCTGTTTCATCAATCAGTAATCTACAAACAACTCAGTCAACGACAGAATCAACCCCAAAATGAAGCTAAACTTGAAGCTGAAAGGGCACGTCTTGACAAACTCACCcaagaaagagaagagCGCCAACGATACAAAAATAGAACTGCAACATACTACACCGCCTCCCTAGGAATTGTATTTCTTGCATTGGCATTTTGTGCTGTGCCTGTTTATCGTGCTATTTGTCAGCGTACTGGTTGGGGAGGCATCCCAATCACTGACAGTTCACGATTCACCCCTGATAAGTTGATTCCGGTAGATACCAACAAACGTATCCGTGTGCAATTTACTTGCCAATCATCAGGTGTCTTGCCTTGGAAGTTCACTCCATTACAAAGAGAAGTTTATGTTGTCCCTGGGGAAACCGCATTGGCTTTCTATCGTGCCAAGAACATGAGTAAAGAGGATATCATAGGAATGGCCACGTATTCGATTATCCCTGAAAATGCTGCTGCttatttcaacaagattcaatgtttttgttttgaagaaCAGAGGTTAAGTGCCggtgaagaagttgataTGCCAGtgttctttttcattgatcCTGATTTTGCCAAAGATCCAAATATGAGAAGTAtagatgatgttgttttaCATTATTCGTTTTTCAAAGCAGCTTATTCCGATGGAGAATTATCGGCAGTGCCAACTGGgaaattggaattgaaagcGGAGATGGTGcagtga
- a CDS encoding Fre10 ferric reductase, producing the protein MVSLNKSIYSILSLCLASVYAAKDGYTIYHADDFPVQACTGVIGKTATFFGEDVTNGFCDVKNQPALGTMAECIEYMMNYKNKNSRKLFLKSCKKSNLTEDQYFAAFQNATDFGFVNTTAEEGFNKSTLYYKPVLLTQKKVDRAYDAVATRWYNYNYAQWFGIALMCYWFGVLFIAGAINLCYFLFPSFIKSFKGKLSNAFRKYFTLPALFNRTHVHHKVIFKYLVVMFPTRLESIIVFGWFAMALIMCCTNYVHVVPNYIWPDRSNELGRKVADRTGQIVMWLMPPLVLFAGRNNFMQWISGWPYARFVYIHKWISRIVFFMSIAHAVGMTYNGKKLGKYETRFEEPYVRWGTVSIAAMGIMCFQSLMYFRRNNYELFVLVHVLLAVFAIAGLWIHARPQHFHYFMIATVSVWVFDHVVRLARLASFGLRTAQVQLIANETVKVTVSRPAWWIPFPGCHAFIHFMRPTCFWQSHPFTIVDSVVETRTITFYLKVKGGMTHGLYQYLAKQPSQTASIKVSVEGPYGNPVAINRFESSVFIAGGNGIPGLYYEATSIAKRFGEARSIKFYWVIRHYRTLEWFYQELQKLKDLPSITPIVYVTQPHIGLTEPISATLTDDELEQEEEQEKKSDSYEKEDYIVKLRKKLNHVEFREYRPDFYQIVGEEIKETVTPLAIASCAHGSMVDDIRKSVADHLNDSKYRIELFEQIQGW; encoded by the coding sequence ATGGTGTCCCttaataaatcaatttactCCATACTTTCATTATGTCTAGCATCAGTCTATGCCGCTAAAGATGGTTATACAATTTATCATGCTGATGATTTCCCCGTTCAAGCATGTACTGGTGTCATTGGTAAAACAGCTACATTTTTCGGTGAAGACGTGACGAATGGATTTTGTGATGTCAAGAATCAACCAGCTTTGGGTACTATGGCTGAATGTATTGAGTACATGATGAAttacaagaacaaaaacTCACGTAAATTGTTCCTTAAGAGTTGTAAAAAGAGTAACTTAACTGAAGATCAATATTTTGCTGCTTTCCAAAATGCCActgattttggatttgtCAATACTACTGCTGAAGAGGGGTTCAACAAGTCGACATTGTATTACAAACCAGTATTGTTGACGCAAAAGAAAGTTGATAGAGCTTATGATGCAGTTGCTACTAGATGGTACAACTACAACTATGCCCAATGGTTTGGTATTGCTTTGATGTGTTACTGGTttggtgttttgtttattgcTGGTGCCATTAACTTGTGTTATTTCCTCTTCCCAtcatttatcaaatcattcaaggGTAAATTGCTGAATGCATTCCGTAAATATTTCACGTTGCCAGCATTGTTTAACAGGACTCATGTTCATCATAAGGTTATATTCAAATACTTGGTTGTTATGTTTCCTACCAGATTGGAATCGattattgtttttggatGGTTTGCTATGGCATTGATTATGTGTTGTACCAACTACGTTCATGTTGTTCCTAACTATATCTGGCCCGATAGATCAAATGAATTGGGAAGAAAAGTTGCTGATAGAACTGGACAAATTGTTATGTGGTTAATGCCACCATTGGTTTTGTTTGCAGGTAGAAACAATTTTATGCAATGGATTAGTGGCTGGCCATATGCTAGATTTGTCTATATTCACAAATGGATTTCAAGAATTGTGTTTTTCATGTCTATTGCCCATGCTGTTGGTATGACTTATAATGGTAAAAAATTGGGTAAATATGAAACCAGATTTGAAGAACCTTATGTTCGTTGGGGAACTGTTTCTATTGCTGCCATGGGTATTATGTGTTTCCAATCATTGATGTATTTCAGAAGAAATAACTATGAATTATTTGTCTTGGTACATGTCTTGTTGGCAGTTTTTGCCATTGCTGGTTTATGGATTCATGCAAGACCACAACATTTCCATTATTTCATGATTGCTACTGTTTCGGTTTGGGTGTTTGATCATGTTGTTCGTCTTGCGAGGTTGGCTTCATTTGGGTTACGTACTGCTCAAGTGCAATTGATTGCTAATGAAACAGTTAAAGTTACCGTATCTAGACCTGCTTGGTGGATTCCATTCCCTGGTTGCCATGCTTTCATTCATTTTATGAGACCAACTTGTTTCTGGCAATCACATCCATTTACTATCGTTGATTCAGTTGTTGAGACAAGAACCATCACTTTCTACTTGAAGGTCAAAGGAGGTATGACTCACGGATTATATCAATACTTAGCCAAACAACCAAGCCAAACTGCTTCAATTAAAGTTTCAGTTGAAGGACCATATGGTAACCCAGTTGCTATCAATAGATTCGAATCAAGTGTTTTCATTGCTGGGGGTAATGGTATCCCGGGTCTTTACTACGAAGCTACTTCAATTGCCAAGAGATTTGGTGAAGCAAGATCAATTAAATTTTATTGGGTCATTCGTCATTACCGTACATTGGAATGGTTTTATcaagaattacaaaaattgaaggatTTACCATCAATAACTCCAATTGTCTACGTAACACAACCACACATTGGATTAACTGAACCAATTTCCGCCACTTTAAccgatgatgaattggaacaagaagaagaacaagaaaagaaatcagaTTCgtatgaaaaagaagactATATCGTCAAACttagaaaaaaattaaatcatGTTGAATTTAGAGAATATAGACCAGATTTCtatcaaattgttggtgaagaaattaaagaaaCTGTTACTCCTTTGGCTATTGCTTCTTGTGCTCATGGATCTatggttgatgatattaGGAAATCCGTTGCTGatcatttgaatgattCGAAATAtagaattgaattgtttgaacaaattcaaGGTTGGTAA
- a CDS encoding Ycl057c-a protein (S. cerevisiae homolog YCL057C-A localizes to mitochondrion): protein MSSTTASTSSTASTPATPASQIIPTSSQNLLNDKWDVVLSNALIKTGLGFGGGVLASILFFKRRQFPVWLGIGFGLGRGYSEGDAIFRSNHGLRTVKA, encoded by the coding sequence ATGTCAAGCACAACtgcatcaacttcatccaCGGCATCCACACCAGCCACACCAGCTTCACAAATCATACCAACTTCTTCACAAAATTTGCTTAATGACAAATGGGACGTTGTATTATCTAATGCATTAATCAAGACCGGATTAGGTTTCGGTGGTGGTGTATTAGCATCAatattatttttcaaaagaagacaATTTCCAGTATGGTTGGGAATTGGATTTGGTTTGGGAAGAGGATATTCTGAAGGTGATGCTATATTTAGATCGAACCATGGTTTAAGAACTGTAAAGGCTTAA
- a CDS encoding Kae1 protein (S. cerevisiae homolog KAE1 has chromatin DNA binding and has role in telomere positive regulation of transcription from RNA polymerase II) translates to MTVDLDQYLKPGKDHYVALGLEGSANKLGVGIIKHPKGQLSVSNRAEVLSNIRDTYITPPGEGFLPRDTARHHRNWVVRVIKRALATAKIRGSDIDVICFTQGPGMGAPLQSVVMAARTLAQLWDLPLVGVNHCVGHIEMGREITGANNPVVLYVSGGNTQVIAYSKQRYRIFGETLDIAIGNCLDRFARTLKIPNEPAPGYNIEQMAKRGKHLVNLPYTVKGMDLSMSGILAYIDGVAKDLFNQKQSKNLIDEDTGEPITAEDLCFSLQEILFSMLVEITERALAHVDSNQVLIVGGVGSNERLQEMMKLMIEDRKNGQIFATDERFCIDNGIMIAHAGLLQYRMGQTNDLMDTVCTQRFRTDEVFVKWRDD, encoded by the coding sequence ATGACAGTCGATCTAGATCAATATCTCAAACCCGGTAAAGATCACTACGTAGCATTAGGTCTTGAAGGATCTGCAAATAAGCTAGGTGTTGGAATTATTAAACACCCAAAGGGACAATTATCTGTTCTGAATCGAGCTGAAGTATTATCTAATATCAGAGACACTTATATAACACCACCAGGAGAAGGGTTTCTACCACGAGATACAGCAAGACATCATCGTAATTGGGTGGTGCGAGTTATTAAAAGAGCTCTAGCCACTGCTAAAATCAGAGGATCAGATATTGATGTCATTTGTTTTACTCAAGGTCCTGGAATGGGGGCACCATTACAAAGTGTCGTGATGGCAGCAAGAACATTGGCACAATTATGGGATTTACCATTAGTTGGAGTTAATCATTGTGTAGGACATATTGAGATGGGACGTGAAATCACAGGAGCAAATAATCCAGTTGTGTTATATGTGAGTGGTGGAAATACACAGGTTATTGCTTATTCGAAACAACGATATAGAATATTTGGTGAAACTTTGGATATTGCCATTGGTAACTGTCTTGATCGATTTGCAAGAACTTTGAAAATCCCTAATGAACCAGCACCTGGGTACAATATTGAACAAATGGCAAAGAGAGGTAAGCATTTGGTAAACTTGCCGTATACTGTCAAAGGAATGGATCTATCCATGTCTGGGATATTAGCTTACATAGATGGAGTCGCTAAAGACTTGTTCAATCAAAAGCAAAGCAAAAATctcattgatgaagatactGGTGAACCAATCACTGCCGAAGATTTATGTTTTTCATTACAAGAGATCTTATTTAGTATGTTGGTGGAGATAACCGAACGTGCATTGGCCCATGTCGATAGCAATCAAGTACTAATTGTTGGGGGTGTGGGGTCAAATGAACGATTACAAgaaatgatgaagttgatgattgaaGATCGCAAAAATGGACAAATATTTGCCACTGATGAACGATTTTGCATAGATAATGGTATTATGATTGCACATGCGGGATTATTGCAATATAGAATGGGACAAACTAATGACCTCATGGATACTGTTTGTACACAAAGGTTCAGGACAGATGAAGTATTTGTCAAGTGGAGAGATGATTAG
- a CDS encoding Spc34 subunit of the Dam1 (DASH) complex, which produces MSLLNELDRIDKATQSIESYEFEIPGMFTNSMVNHPPIQTLLRDPTPDERRLYKVTNTSLNQTNSDDPKVERVDGKSMYHEYDFDDPSFIMMNESENVDYEQPIVRLPILYRPDPFPAKIDVKFRESDDLYESIVNFVAVVDKYPNLIEDYDAIRSKVEQLRQEFVGVNDEIDSMEAELADTKQALWKEFKVPTDHVVSSGELIDLDAEIQKEENRIRQLQATLDKRV; this is translated from the coding sequence ATGTCTCTTTTGAATGAACTAGATAGAATAGACAAGGCTACACAGTCGATTGAGTCTTATGAGTTTGAAATACCAGGGATGTTTACCAACTCCATGGTAAACCATCCACCTATACAAACATTATTACGCGATCCTACACCCGATGAACGACGATTATATAAAGTCACCAACACATCattaaatcaaacaaatctGGATGATCCTAAGGTGGAAAGAGTCGATGGTAAGTCAATGTATCACGAATACGATTTTGACGATCCGTCATTTATCATGATGAATGAATCGGAAAATGTTGATTATGAACAACCAATAGTTAGGCTACCTATATTATATCGACCTGATCCATTTCCTGCCAAAATAGATGTCAAATTCAGAGAGAGCGATGACTTGTATGAGTCAATAGTAAATTTCGTGGCTGTGGTTGACAAATACCCCAATTTGATCGAAGATTACGATGCAATTAGGAGTAAAGTGGAGCAATTGAGACAAGAATTTGTTGGTGTTAATGATGAGATTGACAGTATGGAGGCGGAGTTGGCTGATACGAAACAAGCCTTGTGGAAGGAATTTAAAGTCCCCACTGATCATGTTGTAAGCAGtggtgaattgattgacCTTGATGCCGAAATACAGAAAGAAGAGAACAGAATTAGACAGTTGCAAGCTACTTTAGACAAGAGAGTGTAG
- a CDS encoding Rpl30 protein (similar to S. cerevisiae L30 ribosomal subunit) has translation MAPKSAKNQENINAKLALSMKSGKYTLGYKSVVKSLRTGKAKLVIIAANTPVLRKSELEYYAMLSKTPVYYFQGGNNELGTVCGKLFRVGTLSILDAGDSDILTSV, from the exons ATG GCACCAAAATCAGCTAAAAACCAAGAAAACATCAATGCTAAATTGGCTTTGTCCATGAAATCAGGTAAATATACCTTGGGTTACAAGTCAGTTGTCAAATCTTTGAGAACTGGTAAAGCCAAGTTAGTCATCATTGCTGCTAACACTCCAGTTTTGAGAAAATCCGAATTGGAATATTACGCTATGTTGTCAAAGACTCCAGTTTACTACTTCCAAGGTGGTAACAATGAATTGGGTACCGTTTGTGGTAAATTATTCAGAGTTGGTACTTTGTCAATCTTGGATGCTGGTGACTCAGACATTCTTACCTCAGTTTAA
- a CDS encoding Rpl24a predicted ribosomal protein (the C. parapsilosis ortholog has an intron in the UTR; similar to C. parapsilosis CPAR2_401810 and C. albicans RPL24A), with the protein MKIEVDSFSGSKIYPGRGTLFVRGDSKIFRFQSSKSASLFHQRKNPRRISWTVLYRRHHKKGISEETSKKRTRKTVKHQRAIVGASLELIKERRSQKPSERKAARDSKLAKDKEAKKAAKAARKAEKAKAAAAGAPVVSKQSAKGSFQKVKATSR; encoded by the coding sequence ATGAAGATCGAAGTTGATTCCTTTTCAGGTTCTAAGATTTACCCAGGTAGAGGTACCTTGTTTGTCAGAGGTGACTCTAAAATCTTCAGATtccaatcatcaaaatctgCCTCCCTTTTCCACCAAAGAAAGAACCCAAGAAGAATTTCATGGACTGTTTTGTACAGAAGACACCACAAAAAGGGTATTTCTGAAGAAACTTCTAAAAAGAGAACCAGAAAGACCGTTAAACACCAAAGAGCTATCGTTGGTGCTtcattggaattgattaaagaaagaagaagccaAAAGCCATCCGAAAGAAAAGCTGCCAGAGACTCTAAATTGGCTAAGGACAAGGAAGCCAAGAAAGCTGCTAAGGCTGCCAGAAAAGCTGAAAAGGCTAAAGCTGCTGCCGCTGGTGCTCCAGTTGTCTCTAAGCAAAGTGCTAAAGGTTCATTCCAAAAAGTCAAAGCCACTTCTCGTTAA
- a CDS encoding Fgr10 asparaginase: protein MENKLDQVVILHIGAGKHNEKQNNEYVRLMRKALKKGDIVEINSILEHSSMTNTGYGSSLNILGEVEIDASYIKSDGECGALLGLQVDSPTKEMFRIFNKIDKRYVGEESLSKPLSLHCSNLRRYMDIPVHDHLVSPKSNKIYDMYKDQVFQYHGEAHINDTIGSIVIDTFLNQTTLATTSGGHFFKLPGRIGCAGIIGAAIYHEQIEDLQISCMCSGNGEQIIKNSLAQSIVKNISDMDEAEYGARLEKLILKKTPGIYCGFIVVLRRSNGRIQLLYGHTTETFYFGTRVNDSTRVVLSCAEQEGKFTFGEYKLR from the coding sequence ATGGAAAACAAATTGGATCAAGTTGTCATACTTCACATAGGCGCTGGGAAACATAATGAAAAGCAGAACAACGAGTATGTGAGATTGATGAGAAAGGCTTTGAAGAAAGGTGACATTGTCGAAATCAATAGCATTTTGGaacattcatcaatgacaaaTACTGGATATGGATCAAGTTTGAATATATTAGGAGAAGTGGAGATCGATGCTAGTTACATCAAAAGTGATGGTGAATGTGGGGCTTTATTAGGCTTGCAAGTTGATTCACCAACAAAGGAGATGTTTCGAATTTTCAATAAGATCGATAAACGATATGTTGGAGAGGAAAGCTTGTCAAAGCCATTGAGTTTGCATTGTAGTAACTTGAGGAGGTATATGGATATTCCTGTACATGACCATTTAGTGTCTCCCAAATCGAACAAAATCTACGATATGTACAAAGATCAGGTATTTCAATACCATGGTGAGGCTCATATCAATGACacaattggatcaattgtGATTGACACGTTCTTGAATCAAACTACACTAGCCACTACATCAGGCGGccattttttcaaattgccCGGTAGAATTGGATGTGCTGGGATCATTGGAGCAGCTATTTATCATGagcaaattgaagatttgcAAATTAGTTGTATGTGTTCTGGAAACGGAGAgcaaattatcaaaaattccTTAGCTCAGTCAATTGTTAAAAATATAAGTGATATGGATGAAGCGGAGTATGGCGCACGATTGGAGAAGTTGATTCTTAAAAAAACACCCGGTATTTACTGTGGTTTCATTGTTGTATTGAGAAGATCGAATGGAAGAATACAACTACTTTACGGACATACCACAGAGACGTTTTATTTTGGCACCAGGGTCAATGATTCAACGAGAGTAGTGCTAAGTTGTGCCGAACAAGAGGGCAAGTTCACATTTGGCGAATATAAACTACGATAG